AGGTCTTGGTATTCTGAAACCATACCTTATactcacccccctcccccctatGATGATACTGATAATGAAATTAGTGACCTAAGCGTTTGCAAATTACGTAAGTTTAAGAAAACTTTCTACAGGAGCTGAAAATTGATGGAAATGACCAAAATTATACAAATTAGCAGCATCAGTCTATTAGGATCAGAACTGCTCTTAATTATGGATAACTTTTTCTATTTTGCCTGTAGGGTACCATAAGCGAGTTCATGTTGACAGTCCGGGCCATAAACAGTTTTTTCTATACCATGACGTCATGAAACATGGCGTTACAATCCAATTTTTAAAACCTTAGAAAACTTAAACTTTGGTTGAAATTCCTAATACagttttcttgaatttttaatATCCGCACAATATGTCCCCTTAATCCCTGTTGGGGCCACAGTTATTGGCGGTTGGTTTTGTAGTAAAAAGAGCCAGTCAGAGTAACGATGCATGAGTGGGAAGCGACGGAAAAGAGATAAGAGTCGCGGAACCAtaaagggaggggtgggtgggaaaGCTTCAGCGGATGCGGAGGGAgttgaagaaaacagagaaaggaATTTCGGGACTATACAGGGAGTGGTGGGTAGGGAAGCTTTGGAGGATGAGATAGAAGTTGAACGTCTCATTAGTAGGACTTGTCACTGCagcttcataaaaaaaaaaagaaaaacaagaagaaaaacttaCCAGAAATCAATACTAGCGAGGTACAACCGCTTATAATAGCTAACAGTGGGGTGTCCGTTTTCTCACAAGTCTTCCAGTTCCAATCGTCgcagttttttgtttcatttttctcgttTTTGACTCCATAAACTTTACACAGTAGTTGTGTCTCGCACCAAAAGCATGAAGGATCTTGTACGCATCTGTTACAGTTTTCTGCGCCGCTGCAAGCCAATGTAGAGTTCGTTGTTTGACTGCAAAGAAGCCTTGATCCCAGGTAAAAAGCTGCCGAGACAGCAAGTAAAGTTTTTTGCAGGAGATTCATGGTTGGCAGACAAAAGTAAAGCTCCTTTCAttagaaaatgtattttaagcGATTTTAATTCGGGTGCAACGCATTGAATACGGTTAATTCGTCAACCTCTGAGTTTAAATCTGCGCGTGCAAGCTTAGAGTCTTATCAACGAGACAAGACATTCTTTTTTCTTATCGACGTAGcttcaattaattttgaaatcgcTCTGAAACACTAGTACCACACAGAGGAGGAAAAATAAGCcgtttttattgtatttatttcttaaaactCGAGTTTTATACAGGGTTGCTAAGTTACCAACTTCTTAAGTTGTTATGCAATGTCATCTAATGTTCACAGCTTCCAATGAGGTTGGGATACCTGTGATTGCACAACGTgagcataatttttttaccattcctAAACAAAGCGCATTAAAAAAGTACAGATCTGGCGAGTAAGGATGTAGTGCCCAGGGTGTTATCTCGGAAACTCGGTTGTATTGCATCAGGCCTATGTCATGTCTCCACGCATGTATAACCACGCGCATTTCCGTTATATATTGCTGACGTGGTTAATATAAACTTCCCTACGTGGCAACTTCTGCCAGGAAATTCTTGTCAAAAGCTACTTATCTAATTGGCGATAAAGATCTATTAAAAATTCCAAGCTGGCTTTCTTCCACttgatgcaaaatatttttattccctTCTTAAGCGAGAGTGCATCGTGTCGCAGGACCTTGCAGAAAACCTACATAAAGGTAAGATATATTGGTATAGTATTAAATCTAGATATTTTTCAGATCGTGATTCGCAATTCTTGCCAATCCTTTCCATCTTAACTCACCCTTTCTCTTTTGAGGTTAATCTTTTGTCTTTGATATTTGTCCACGCAGACAAATAATTATACAAGATTTTATCCTGATAAAGTGTGATACATACTTCAATCAACTCGTAAAACTAACAACATATGCTGGCAATCAAACTTCATCTAAGCTCTTCCCTACCCCTTTCAGTTTGTTCTTTCGTCTTTGATATTTGTCCAGGCTAGCAAGTGATTATTTTGAGATATCACTCTTTTCAAAGCGCGCTACTGTCCTCCATTAAGTAATAGAACTAACAAAATATGCTGAcaagacaagaaaataaatgagaaacTTTGACAAGCTCACAACTTTACGTGCGTTAACACGAAGATAGTAACATTATAATGATCACTGGTAGCCTGAGGTCATCTGATCAGTGTGAATTTGTTGTACGTCTTGAAAAGTTGTGAACTCTGATAAATCAAACCCTCCACAAAGTATTTGGTGACGCGAACGATTGCCTTACCATCTTTACATATGCCCTCTTCAGAAATGCTAACAAACTGGATCTATGTCAAATTTTACTCTAGCTCAGTGATTTACAAACTCGTTCGACCTGATAAGCTATTGAGAATTTACcctctcaaaataaaaaggacATGAATTCGAAGAGAAAGCGCTATTTCCTTGAAGTGAATACATTGTTACGAAAGCTTCAAATAGGAAtcaactgtaaaaaaaaaaaattataatatcaATGAGATTTTTAGCGTAAAGAGTTGTACCGAAGCAAGTCGATATCGTGGTAAAAGCAAACGAGGGTTTGTGAAAAATATACACGTATCGCTCATCGCTTTTAGTTCATCCAACAACGGCGTGCAATTGTCATAATCTGACCATatatcatattttgaaaaaaaattcgaccCTGCCAGCCTCAAACATAAAACAGAGATCTAGGACAACAGCGTAtagcaaaaatgaaatttgttacTGACTGTTTCAAGCCCTTCGTAATGCAGTTTGAATATATTGTTTTTGCTAACTAAGAGATATTTTGTGTTTGGAGATTAGAAGAAAATCGAGCAAAATCAGAAATACTACATGAATTTTGCTGTCCGCAGAGAATGCAAATCTTAGAAGATTCTGTCTGTCCTAGCCTATTTGCCAGTTTTCATTTGTGACTTATGCGTGTGAGCTTGGCAATGTTTTGCGATTCTCGTGGCAAATCATTTTAAATCTCTTCTAACGGGGTTCGCTTATCTTTACAACATTTCCCtgattttttatgttttcaaagTGTAGCTGTATTTTGTTGTAAACCAATGGGCCATCCTAGGATGATGCCTGTTTCTACCAAGCCGCACAACAACAAAATCCACTTCTATTTTAGCAAGAAGTAAAACTGACTATGCGATACACGAATCATTCTCATTTGAACCAGTCGCCacatttaattaaaacattctCGCAGTATTTGGGAGGAGTTTCGCTAAAGGAAACTGAGAGaacttagaaaaagaaaaattcaaaaaaactTTATCGAATATTATGTGACTCATGTAAAAAAATAGACCAGCGCTGGGGATTCCCCCAAACACTAGCAGCCATCAATTATAAACCAGCCGCCACAAGAACCAATTTCCATATCACATTACTGGTCGCTTGCACGGGGATCTTTCCCTTACGATTTTTCTTGGCTTTTCAAAAGAGAGGGTAAGTTTGAAATAGTTTGTTGATCATTCAAGTGTGTAAAAACGCTCGAAAAGTATTGAAAATGTCGTGCTTTGACGTATAAAACGCATCAAGCACTCAAACTAATtctattcaaaatggcggaattTGTGCTTCGTACAGCATGTTTTTCATGCTTTTCTCGGAATCAAATGGACGAAATATGTCTTCATTAGAAAGACAGGAACATGTTCTATAAACTTTacttccaattttttctttaattagcGGAAAATCTCGCTTCTTGCGCCAATTTGTATCGAGCGGATCGATGAAGCGAACTCAAAACCGTGGACAAAGACAGAGCATATGGAAGCGAACGACACGCCATGTCAGCAAGTTGCTGAACTACAAAGGGAATACGAGCGACTCTCTTTGGAGAAACACCAGTACCTTCAGACCTTAAACAACAGCGAAGCGTTGAAATTGCAACTACGCGAAACTCGAAAAGATGCTAAGCATTTAtcaaaacagaagaagaaattgCAAGCCATGACGGATATTGGGAAGTCGAGCGAAGAGGTAATGCAGTGGGTgatggtattgatattgttaaaGCAGTATTTCTTAACCCTACTTAGTGAATGAAAATGTGAAACtgggataaaaaaaacagaaaaaaaatcaacgagACACATCATAGTTTGGTTCAGAAACTCCATCCTGTCAATCAACCGtgattttagagagaaaatgaTTAGAATAAGCTAATTCAACGAGTTTATTCAtgcgaaaacaaaaaaatctctATTTTCATTGTAAACAGCTGTGTAACTACCTTATGAACTTGGCCACCAAAA
The sequence above is a segment of the Pocillopora verrucosa isolate sample1 chromosome 13, ASM3666991v2, whole genome shotgun sequence genome. Coding sequences within it:
- the LOC131768371 gene encoding pituitary tumor-transforming gene 1 protein-interacting protein-like; the encoded protein is MNLLQKTLLAVSAAFYLGSRLLCSQTTNSTLACSGAENCNRCVQDPSCFWCETQLLCKVYGVKNEKNETKNCDDWNWKTCEKTDTPLLAIISGCTSLVLISVLVVLVCIKRDLWNRLKSSRFCDEWDKEGLFEQEERFIRKKKHTKKLGNKAQNFADKYKINDSSMLLYTP